CCATAACATATGCTTTAGGCTGTCATATTTCAGAAAATTAGACTACTCACCAAGTAAAATAGGGTATGAAGTAGAACTATTTATACAGTGAGCATCCAAAACGACAATAGAGAAATTAGATAAACATATAAGAGAGAGCGAGTGAGGGATGTTACGGTTTTGACAAGTGCCGTTTAAAAATTTCATAGCAAGCTAAGTTCCAACTTATAATCCAATACCTAGGAAGCACTGACACGGGTACTGGTACGGTACGGGTGCGGGTGCAGCAAACgtcattttaaaaaattatgagACACGGGTATGGGGGGACACACCAAATTTATAGACATATATCATAAATAACATTCATTAGTCATTATAAACCATAAATAACATCCATAATAAGTCATTAATTCATCAAATAGTAATATTTAATACTTCAAGCGATTTAAACTGCCAAAAAAAGGGCCGCCTGCAATATTCTTTTCTTTAGATTtagatttctttttttatttttgtatatatcgATCCCTAttttttgtaaaattattaaaagataCCTCTAAATTCTACTTAATTAGTTTAGAATCCCTGTCCCCGAACTGTCCCCAttaaacaagaaaagaaaaagaggggACAATTATTTGGAGTGCAGGGTGCATGTCCCCGGAGTGTCCAGGAAGTGTCGGTGCTTCCTAGCCCGAACGGAAGTTTTCATTGTTTGTGTTGGTTTAGTTTACATAGGATGTATTAGGTAAGTAAAAAGAACACAGAACCAATAAGCGAACATGAATCCTTTACCACAAAAAGAGAAATACAACTCTGTAGCATCATATATCATGAAAATCCTAGAAACAAATTAAGCAACATAACCAATGTAGATAAAACGAAGCGACTATTAATGATTTTGAGCTAAAACAAGAAAAAACTTACTTAACATTCATTCCGACATGCCATCATCCTCATCACGTTCCATGTCACTAATATCAAGATCAGCCAGCAACTCGTCAAGAGCAACAGATGGTAAGTCTTCCCCATCAACTGTAGATGCCATCTCTGAAGGTTGATATTCTTTATTACGATACAAAGAAATATTGAACCTCAACTCAGGGTTCTCTTCCAAATCCCTCAAGAACTCTTCATATTCTCTGCTCGTCTTATCCGGGTCATATCTACCTCTAGACTCATCAACTTCCATATTAAGAGACTTCAGCTTCCAAGAACGAGGCTTGCCGCGTTTTCTTTGGCGCTTCTCTTCATAGCTCTTCTTTATCAAAATTGCTTCGGGAAGAACAAGGCCTTTGCACTTGTCTAGGTCAAAATTATTGCTGTTGGCAGCATATAAGTCGTATCCAAGtgcttgatcaccaggttttaGAATATGGCCAAGGTGTGTTTTCACAAAGAAAATATTATCATTCCTCCCAAAATCTGATAAACGGGCTACTTGGGCATCAGCTAAAACATACTTTGACCCTCCGACGATAACTTCTGGACCAGTGATGTCAACATCTAAAACAATATACTCCACAAGCTGCCTGCTAGTAAGTAGAGACTTAAAAGAAGTTTTCCAATACCGGTCCGCATCCAAATAGGCCTGTCTAAGCGTTAAGGGATCGAGTAAAGCTATGCTGTTTGTCACTTTTGTACAGATTACAATTGGACCAAGATTCCCTAAATTTCGTCGAACCTCTGGAGGCAGACAGATTAAATCTTCCCGGCAAATTGGAGAGATTTCCACAGAAAAAGTGTATTTGTAATTGTAGGTGCTAGTATGGGTATCATGGGATACAAGTTGCTTATCACTGCGACTCTTCACTGGTGCAACTTTACTTATAAAATCAACAAATTTCACACCATGACTTCGATTTCCGAAGAAAAAATCAATACCTTGATCCATCTGGTTGATTTTAATAGCACGGACAGCAGCATCATGCTTCAAAATCAGCTGCTCCAAGTAAAAAAATGTTCGCCTATGAGGAACATGCTGCCGAAGCTGGACAGATGCAACCCACTGATCAGGGTTAGCCTGAACTCTTGTGCAAGCATCGCACATTGTTTCCTGCTGAACAAACTCAGCATCAAATGTTTGTTCAAGTACTGCACCGGCAAGAACCTCTTTCTGAATTTTC
The window above is part of the Euphorbia lathyris chromosome 3, ddEupLath1.1, whole genome shotgun sequence genome. Proteins encoded here:
- the LOC136224247 gene encoding uncharacterized protein, whose product is MNSSIMNNTMAAEEAGMFVVRQTVGSVLCCKCGIPMQPNSANMCVKCLRSEVDITEGLKKHMIIRHCPECDTYLQPPNTWIRAQLESKQLLAFCIKALHLPKTVRMVNAEFVWTEPHSKRIKLRLKIQKEVLAGAVLEQTFDAEFVQQETMCDACTRVQANPDQWVASVQLRQHVPHRRTFFYLEQLILKHDAAVRAIKINQMDQGIDFFFGNRSHGVKFVDFISKVAPVKSRSDKQLVSHDTHTSTYNYKYTFSVEISPICREDLICLPPEVRRNLGNLGPIVICTKVTNSIALLDPLTLRQAYLDADRYWKTSFKSLLTSRQLVEYIVLDVDITGPEVIVGGSKYVLADAQVARLSDFGRNDNIFFVKTHLGHILKPGDQALGYDLYAANSNNFDLDKCKGLVLPEAILIKKSYEEKRQRKRGKPRSWKLKSLNMEVDESRGRYDPDKTSREYEEFLRDLEENPELRFNISLYRNKEYQPSEMASTVDGEDLPSVALDELLADLDISDMERDEDDGMSE